The Allochromatium tepidum genome has a window encoding:
- a CDS encoding LysR family transcriptional regulator, with the protein MTVGSGSQIHYKQNRLKQLRAFCHAARTGSVSAAAEKIFLSQPTVSLQIQALEREFGTVLFERRGPKIKLTPEGDLLFQMAEPLVEGMDKLHEAFATQAGRVDQGVLNIAAGESTILYILPGPIQDFVEQYPGIELKLHNVTGRDGLAMLRADEVDLAVGSMLEIPDDITYRPFVTYQPTLITPLDHPLAGKERVTLEEIAPYGLILPPRHLSTWRMVDLVFKQHNLGYRVTMEAGGWEVIKKYVELGLGISIVTDVCLTGEEKLGRIPIGQYFPRRSYGIVQRRGKFLSPQTKCFIKTLDRAFADRIVEPLPQPQPQTAGDTEWEDALLG; encoded by the coding sequence ATGACCGTGGGCTCAGGCTCCCAGATTCATTACAAGCAAAACCGACTCAAGCAGCTGCGCGCCTTCTGTCATGCCGCGCGCACCGGCAGCGTCAGTGCCGCCGCCGAGAAGATCTTTCTCAGTCAGCCGACCGTGTCGCTCCAGATCCAGGCGCTCGAGCGCGAGTTCGGGACCGTGCTCTTCGAGCGCCGCGGACCCAAGATCAAGCTCACGCCCGAGGGTGATCTGCTGTTCCAGATGGCCGAACCTCTGGTCGAAGGCATGGACAAACTCCACGAGGCCTTCGCCACCCAGGCCGGGCGCGTGGATCAGGGGGTGCTGAACATCGCCGCCGGTGAGTCGACCATCCTCTACATCCTGCCCGGTCCGATTCAGGACTTCGTCGAGCAGTATCCGGGCATCGAACTGAAGCTGCACAATGTCACCGGGCGCGACGGTCTGGCCATGCTACGCGCCGACGAGGTGGATCTGGCGGTGGGGTCGATGCTGGAGATCCCGGACGACATCACCTATCGGCCGTTCGTGACCTATCAGCCGACCCTGATCACGCCGCTCGACCATCCGCTCGCCGGCAAGGAGCGGGTGACGCTGGAGGAGATCGCGCCCTATGGCCTGATCCTGCCGCCACGGCATCTGAGCACCTGGCGCATGGTCGACCTGGTGTTCAAGCAGCACAACCTGGGCTATCGCGTGACCATGGAGGCCGGCGGCTGGGAGGTGATCAAGAAGTATGTCGAGCTGGGTCTCGGCATCTCGATCGTCACCGACGTCTGCCTCACGGGCGAGGAGAAGCTGGGCCGTATTCCGATCGGGCAGTATTTTCCAAGACGCAGTTACGGTATCGTGCAACGTCGTGGTAAATTCCTCTCCCCGCAAACCAAGTGTTTCATCAAGACGCTCGATCGCGCCTTCGCCGATCGCATCGTCGAGCCGCTGCCGCAACCTCAGCCGCAGACCGCCGGCGACACCGAATGGGAAGACGCCCTCCTGGGCTGA
- a CDS encoding phosphoribosyl-ATP diphosphatase, whose translation MTDVLDRLAEVLESRKGADPGSSYVAKLYAKGLDAILKKVGEEATETVMAAKDGVPDKLVYEVADLWFHTLVLLAQQGLGPRQVLDELDRRFGLSGLEEKANRTG comes from the coding sequence ATGACCGACGTACTCGACCGACTCGCCGAAGTCCTGGAGTCGCGCAAGGGCGCCGACCCGGGCTCCTCCTATGTCGCCAAGCTCTATGCCAAGGGCCTCGATGCCATCCTCAAGAAGGTCGGCGAGGAGGCCACCGAGACCGTGATGGCGGCCAAGGACGGCGTGCCCGATAAGCTCGTCTACGAGGTCGCCGATCTCTGGTTCCATACCCTGGTGCTGCTCGCCCAGCAGGGGCTGGGACCGCGTCAGGTGCTCGACGAACTGGACCGGCGCTTCGGACTCTCGGGACTCGAGGAAAAGGCCAACCGAACCGGCTGA
- the gatB gene encoding Asp-tRNA(Asn)/Glu-tRNA(Gln) amidotransferase subunit GatB, whose product MQWETVIGLEIHTQLATQSKIFSGAPTAFGAEPNTQACAIDLGLPGVLPVLNVEAVRLAVRFGKAIDAEIAPRSVFARKNYFYPDLPKGYQISQYELPVVGKGRVEIVLDDGTVKTIGVTRAHLEEDAGKSLHEDFHGFTGIDLNRAGTPLLEIVSEPDLRSPAEAVAYAKKIHQIVRYIGISDGNMQEGSFRMDANVSVRPVGRKEFGTRTEIKNVNSFRFLEKAIAFEVERQIDLIEGGGTVVQETRLYDAVKDETRSMRTKEEANDYRYFPDPDLLPLEIDDAFLAEATADLPELPDAKRARFQSEYGLSEYDADLLTAGRELADYYETVARACGEPKLAANWVSGELMAALNKSECEIGASPVSAGALAGLIARIQDGTVSGKLAKQVFEGMWNGGGEADAVIEAQGLKQITDTGAIEAMIEAIVAANPEQVEQYRAGKDKVFGFFVGQVMKQSGGKANPAQVNEILKRKLNA is encoded by the coding sequence GCGCGCCGACCGCCTTCGGCGCCGAACCCAACACCCAGGCCTGCGCCATCGACCTGGGGCTGCCGGGCGTGCTGCCGGTGCTCAATGTCGAGGCGGTGCGCCTCGCGGTGCGCTTCGGTAAGGCCATCGACGCCGAGATCGCGCCGCGCTCGGTGTTCGCGCGCAAGAATTATTTCTATCCCGACCTGCCCAAGGGCTACCAGATCAGCCAGTACGAGCTGCCGGTCGTCGGCAAGGGCCGGGTCGAGATCGTCCTCGACGACGGCACGGTCAAGACCATCGGCGTCACCCGCGCCCATCTGGAAGAGGACGCCGGCAAGTCGCTGCATGAGGACTTCCACGGCTTCACCGGCATCGATCTGAACCGTGCCGGCACGCCGCTGCTGGAGATCGTCTCCGAGCCGGATCTGCGCTCGCCGGCCGAGGCCGTGGCCTATGCCAAGAAGATCCACCAGATCGTGCGCTACATCGGCATCAGCGACGGCAACATGCAGGAAGGCTCCTTCCGCATGGACGCCAACGTCTCGGTGCGTCCGGTCGGCCGGAAGGAGTTCGGTACCCGTACCGAGATCAAGAACGTCAACTCCTTCCGCTTCCTGGAGAAGGCCATCGCCTTCGAGGTCGAGCGCCAGATCGATCTGATCGAGGGCGGCGGCACCGTGGTCCAGGAAACGCGGCTGTACGATGCCGTCAAGGACGAGACGCGCTCGATGCGCACCAAGGAGGAGGCCAACGACTATCGCTATTTCCCCGATCCGGATCTGCTGCCGCTGGAGATCGACGACGCCTTTCTGGCCGAGGCGACCGCCGATCTGCCGGAACTCCCGGACGCCAAGCGCGCGCGCTTCCAGTCCGAGTACGGGCTGTCGGAGTACGACGCCGATCTGCTGACCGCCGGTCGCGAGCTGGCCGATTACTACGAGACCGTGGCCCGTGCGTGCGGCGAGCCGAAGCTGGCGGCCAACTGGGTGAGCGGCGAGCTGATGGCGGCGCTCAACAAGAGCGAATGTGAGATCGGCGCCAGTCCGGTGTCGGCCGGCGCCCTGGCCGGTCTGATCGCACGCATCCAGGACGGCACGGTCTCGGGCAAGCTGGCCAAGCAGGTGTTCGAGGGCATGTGGAACGGCGGCGGCGAGGCCGATGCCGTGATCGAGGCCCAGGGTCTCAAGCAGATCACCGACACCGGCGCCATTGAGGCCATGATCGAGGCCATCGTCGCCGCCAACCCGGAGCAGGTCGAACAGTACCGTGCCGGCAAGGACAAGGTGTTCGGCTTCTTCGTCGGTCAGGTGATGAAGCAGAGCGGCGGCAAGGCCAATCCGGCGCAGGTCAATGAAATCCTCAAGCGCAAACTGAACGCCTGA
- the tatC gene encoding twin-arginine translocase subunit TatC — MSLAMQPDDPGAEQPFISHLVELRDRIIRMLIAVGVMAGVLLPFANQLYAYVAAPLVAQLPAGNTMIATQVASPLLTPLKLALIAAVFLSMPYLLYQLWAFIAPGLYQHEKRLAVPLLVSSILLFYLGMLFAYYLVFPLIFAFFAATTPEGVAMMTDISAYLDFVLTLFLAFGLAFEIPIATILLVAIGLVTPEDLANKRPYVIVGAFVIGMFLTPPDMISQTLLAVPMWMLFELGVLFSKLVLKGRRAEDDTPPAGPPAGAAPKPLPVAPSAGGGAVGRELSPGFDDPDRRHPMTDAEMEAELDLIDAEEAKAAKAAPIPSKSSEMAETSATPTDAVEDKIRRANQLRDLGNDFAARQMLYQVLEEGDAGQRQVARNILSQLDEH, encoded by the coding sequence ATGTCTCTCGCGATGCAGCCCGACGATCCGGGCGCCGAACAGCCGTTCATCTCGCATCTGGTCGAGTTGCGCGATCGGATCATCCGCATGTTGATCGCTGTCGGCGTGATGGCGGGGGTGTTGCTGCCCTTCGCCAACCAGCTCTATGCCTACGTGGCCGCGCCGCTCGTGGCGCAGTTGCCCGCGGGCAACACCATGATCGCCACCCAGGTGGCCTCGCCGCTCCTGACCCCGCTCAAGCTGGCGCTGATCGCGGCGGTGTTCCTGTCGATGCCCTATCTGCTCTATCAGCTCTGGGCCTTCATCGCGCCGGGGTTGTACCAGCATGAAAAACGGCTGGCCGTCCCGCTCCTGGTCTCCAGCATCCTGCTGTTCTATCTGGGGATGCTCTTTGCCTATTACCTGGTCTTTCCGCTGATCTTCGCCTTCTTCGCCGCTACCACCCCCGAGGGTGTGGCGATGATGACCGACATCTCGGCCTATCTCGATTTCGTGCTGACGCTGTTCCTGGCCTTCGGTCTGGCCTTCGAGATCCCGATCGCCACCATCCTGCTGGTGGCCATCGGCCTGGTGACACCCGAGGATCTGGCCAACAAGCGCCCTTACGTGATCGTCGGCGCCTTCGTCATCGGCATGTTCCTGACCCCGCCCGACATGATCTCGCAGACCCTGCTGGCGGTGCCGATGTGGATGCTGTTCGAGCTGGGCGTCCTGTTCTCCAAGCTGGTGCTCAAGGGCCGACGCGCCGAGGATGACACGCCGCCCGCCGGACCGCCGGCAGGCGCTGCGCCCAAGCCGCTGCCCGTCGCTCCAAGCGCGGGTGGAGGCGCTGTCGGCCGCGAGCTGTCGCCCGGCTTCGACGACCCGGATCGCCGGCACCCCATGACCGACGCCGAGATGGAGGCCGAATTGGATCTGATCGACGCCGAGGAGGCCAAGGCCGCCAAAGCCGCGCCGATCCCATCCAAGTCGTCCGAGATGGCAGAGACTTCAGCGACGCCGACCGATGCGGTCGAAGACAAGATCCGTCGCGCCAATCAGTTGCGCGATCTCGGCAACGACTTCGCCGCGCGTCAGATGCTCTATCAGGTGCTGGAAGAAGGCGATGCGGGCCAGCGTCAGGTCGCGCGCAACATCCTGAGCCAACTCGACGAACACTGA
- the hisI gene encoding phosphoribosyl-AMP cyclohydrolase has product MTANDAWLDAIAWGPDGLIPAIAQEHGTGSVLMLAWMNREALRLTRETGHAVYWSRSRARLWHKGEESGHQQVVHSIRLDCDADVVLLEVEQKGGIACHTGRHDCFYRALDTTGDWVEIAPVLKDPNAIYSGSGSK; this is encoded by the coding sequence ATGACGGCGAACGACGCCTGGCTCGATGCCATCGCCTGGGGTCCGGACGGTCTGATCCCGGCCATCGCTCAGGAGCATGGAACCGGAAGCGTGCTGATGCTGGCCTGGATGAACCGCGAGGCACTGCGTCTGACGCGCGAGACCGGGCATGCGGTCTACTGGTCGCGTTCGCGCGCGCGGCTGTGGCACAAGGGCGAGGAGTCCGGCCACCAGCAGGTGGTCCATTCGATCCGCCTGGACTGCGATGCCGACGTGGTGCTGCTGGAAGTCGAGCAGAAGGGCGGTATCGCCTGCCATACCGGGCGTCACGATTGCTTCTACCGCGCGCTGGACACGACCGGCGATTGGGTCGAGATCGCGCCCGTGCTCAAAGATCCGAACGCCATCTATAGCGGAAGCGGCTCGAAGTGA
- a CDS encoding very short patch repair endonuclease has product MPDRFTPQERSRIMSLVKGRDTKPEKVVRSLLHAMGYRFRLHRNELPGKPDIVLPKYRKAIFIHGCFWHGHAGCRRAARPESNADFWNKKIDENMARDKKAQAELKNSGWDLLVIWQCEMKDLEKLRRNLNQFIKGEEIAEND; this is encoded by the coding sequence ATGCCCGACCGCTTCACACCTCAAGAACGAAGCCGCATTATGTCCCTCGTGAAGGGGCGAGATACGAAACCTGAGAAAGTTGTTCGCAGTTTGCTGCACGCGATGGGCTATCGGTTTCGGCTCCATCGAAATGAATTACCTGGCAAACCAGACATTGTTCTGCCGAAGTACCGCAAAGCTATTTTCATTCACGGTTGTTTTTGGCATGGTCACGCAGGTTGCCGCCGTGCAGCAAGGCCGGAATCCAATGCGGATTTTTGGAATAAAAAAATTGATGAAAACATGGCAAGAGATAAAAAAGCACAAGCCGAACTGAAGAATTCAGGTTGGGATCTTTTGGTGATATGGCAGTGTGAAATGAAGGACTTGGAAAAGCTGCGGCGGAATTTGAATCAATTTATAAAAGGCGAGGAAATTGCTGAGAATGACTAA
- a CDS encoding DNA cytosine methyltransferase — translation MRSVFRFQIDNIAVCFYSENMPPVTIHDICRLLIDNAFIELKVWQIREAVPKREGKMRDSDQFKVIDLFAGAGGLTLGFTKKFGNDFQPIWANDFNAYAAETYNANFGGHCTHGDILELLADPHTKIPSADVVIGGPPCQGFSLLNKNRENDVRKEMWRPFLEVVERAGADIFLIENVPQLLGSPEYLAIAERAREMGFKIACAKLCAADYGVPQTRHRAFILGCRFFDPQEFFPPLPTHRNPKEQKKVNDLFAKGTSGVLPAWRTVRDAIGDLKPPVGTEMREVEPPYDLHFGRTPTANSLERYKAIPEEGMNRFDLQRRAPELTPDCWIRKTSGGTDLFGRLWWDKPAFTIRTEFFKPEKGRYLHPCEHRPITHREAARLQSFPDDFVFHGSKIEIAKQIGNAVPPLLAAAVARSVRELLCRRRQVMEVLEPCPTASHLKNEAALCPS, via the coding sequence TTGAGGTCGGTCTTCCGTTTCCAGATCGACAACATTGCGGTGTGTTTTTACAGTGAAAACATGCCGCCTGTTACCATTCACGACATTTGCCGCTTGTTAATCGACAATGCTTTCATTGAATTGAAAGTCTGGCAGATTCGCGAAGCTGTGCCCAAACGAGAGGGAAAAATGCGAGACTCGGATCAATTCAAGGTTATAGATTTGTTCGCCGGCGCAGGCGGACTGACTTTAGGTTTTACAAAAAAATTCGGCAACGACTTCCAACCGATTTGGGCGAACGATTTCAACGCCTATGCGGCTGAAACTTATAATGCCAATTTTGGCGGGCATTGCACACACGGCGATATTTTGGAGCTGCTTGCCGACCCGCACACGAAAATACCCTCTGCCGATGTCGTCATCGGCGGTCCGCCTTGTCAGGGTTTTTCACTCCTCAACAAAAACCGCGAGAACGATGTTCGAAAAGAAATGTGGCGGCCTTTTTTAGAGGTTGTGGAAAGAGCCGGCGCCGACATTTTTTTGATTGAAAATGTACCGCAATTGCTCGGTTCGCCGGAGTACTTGGCCATTGCCGAACGAGCGCGGGAAATGGGTTTTAAAATTGCCTGCGCCAAATTATGCGCCGCAGATTACGGTGTTCCGCAAACTCGTCACCGCGCCTTTATTCTCGGCTGTCGTTTTTTCGATCCGCAAGAATTTTTTCCGCCGCTTCCTACGCATCGCAATCCGAAGGAACAAAAAAAAGTAAATGATTTATTCGCAAAGGGCACAAGCGGAGTACTTCCTGCATGGCGAACCGTGCGTGATGCTATCGGAGACTTAAAGCCGCCGGTTGGAACGGAGATGCGTGAAGTTGAGCCGCCGTATGATTTACATTTTGGACGAACCCCAACAGCAAACAGTTTGGAAAGGTACAAGGCAATTCCGGAAGAAGGAATGAACCGTTTTGACTTGCAACGCCGCGCACCTGAGCTCACGCCCGATTGCTGGATTCGTAAAACATCAGGCGGTACAGACCTTTTCGGGCGCTTGTGGTGGGACAAGCCGGCATTCACGATTCGCACCGAGTTTTTCAAGCCGGAGAAAGGCCGCTATCTCCATCCATGCGAGCATCGTCCAATCACTCACCGAGAGGCGGCGCGTTTGCAATCTTTTCCCGACGACTTTGTATTTCACGGTTCTAAAATTGAAATTGCCAAGCAAATAGGTAATGCCGTGCCGCCGCTTTTGGCTGCCGCCGTCGCACGCAGTGTTAGGGAATTGCTGTGTCGCAGGCGTCAAGTTATGGAGGTTCTTGAGCCATGCCCGACCGCTTCACACCTCAAGAACGAAGCCGCATTATGTCCCTCGTGA
- a CDS encoding HNH endonuclease yields the protein MTKEKVGARAKIRAFLEANVGKIVTTQQISEVAGIRDYQRRIRELRNEEGMQIHSYKDSMDLKPSEYVLVSLERLPAIERGISSRLRMEILERNGFTCQLCGRTGGDADPCDPTRKVRLVIDHEIPIEQGGTNDRSNLRVLCTACNQARANIQPPTETAKNLIARIRKQSRSVQKEVYEALRRTFGDQ from the coding sequence ATGACTAAAGAAAAAGTTGGTGCGCGAGCAAAAATCAGGGCTTTTCTTGAGGCAAACGTCGGTAAAATCGTAACCACGCAGCAAATCAGCGAGGTTGCCGGAATCCGTGACTATCAGCGCCGCATCCGTGAATTGCGAAACGAAGAAGGAATGCAAATTCACTCATATAAAGACAGCATGGACTTGAAGCCGAGCGAGTACGTTCTTGTAAGTCTCGAAAGACTTCCGGCTATCGAACGTGGAATCTCCAGCCGGCTTCGCATGGAGATTTTGGAAAGGAACGGTTTTACCTGCCAACTCTGTGGAAGAACAGGGGGTGATGCAGACCCTTGCGACCCGACACGAAAAGTGCGCCTTGTTATTGATCATGAAATTCCGATTGAGCAAGGCGGAACGAATGATAGGTCAAATTTGCGAGTACTCTGCACGGCTTGTAATCAGGCGCGAGCGAACATTCAGCCGCCGACCGAGACCGCTAAAAATCTAATCGCCCGCATTCGCAAGCAAAGTCGCTCAGTTCAAAAAGAAGTGTATGAAGCGTTGCGCCGGACATTTGGTGATCAATAG
- the hisB gene encoding imidazoleglycerol-phosphate dehydratase HisB: MSLDTPRRAEVERHTLETRIRVSLNLDGQGRASFATGVPFLEHMLDQVARHGLIDLDIEAVGDRHIDDHHTVEDLGITFGQALAKALGDKKGIRRYGHAYVPLDEALSRVVIDLSGRPGLVYGVTFTRARIGAFDVDLFREFFQGLVNHAGMTLHIDNLRGVNSHHQAETMFKAFGRALRMAIEPDPRMAGITPSTKGAL, encoded by the coding sequence ATGTCACTGGATACACCCCGTCGTGCCGAAGTCGAGCGCCACACGCTCGAAACCCGGATCCGTGTCAGTCTCAACCTGGACGGTCAGGGTCGGGCGTCCTTCGCAACCGGCGTGCCCTTCCTGGAGCACATGCTCGATCAGGTCGCACGCCACGGTCTGATCGATCTCGACATTGAGGCGGTCGGCGACCGGCACATCGACGATCATCACACGGTCGAGGATCTGGGCATCACGTTCGGTCAGGCGCTCGCCAAGGCACTCGGCGACAAGAAGGGCATCCGCCGCTATGGTCACGCCTATGTGCCCTTGGATGAAGCACTCTCGCGCGTGGTCATCGACCTCTCGGGACGACCGGGGCTGGTCTATGGCGTCACCTTCACCCGCGCCCGGATCGGCGCCTTCGATGTCGATCTGTTCCGGGAGTTCTTCCAGGGACTGGTCAACCATGCCGGCATGACCCTGCACATCGACAACCTGCGCGGCGTCAATTCGCACCATCAGGCCGAGACCATGTTCAAAGCCTTCGGTCGCGCGTTGCGCATGGCCATCGAACCGGACCCGCGCATGGCCGGCATCACGCCCTCGACCAAGGGCGCGCTCTAA